One part of the Pogoniulus pusillus isolate bPogPus1 chromosome 8, bPogPus1.pri, whole genome shotgun sequence genome encodes these proteins:
- the ELOVL1 gene encoding very long chain fatty acid elongase 1 isoform X2, whose protein sequence is MEGLVTMYQDFMKKADPRIADYPLMQSPFLVMGILLAYVYFVLSLGPRLMANRKPLNLKKFMVIYNFFLVGLSLYIVYEFLMAGWLTGYTWRCDPVDFSQDPKALRMVSVAWLFVFSKFIELTDTVIFVLRKKNEQVTFLHLFHHSVLPWSWWWGAKFGPGGMGSFHAMINSMVHVVMYLYYGLSAAGPAFQKYLWWKKHITAIQLAQFVIVSIHISQYYFMPSCQYQFPIFIHLIWIYGTIFFILFSNFWYQSYTKGKRLPRVAQQAAQHNGSSIHENGTVTNGKVKAN, encoded by the exons ATGGAAGGGCTTGTAACCATGTATCAGGACTTCATGAAGAAAGCAG ACCCCCGCATTGCGGATTACCCACTGATGCAGTCCCCGTTCCTTGTGATGGGCATCCTGCTGGCATATGTCTACTTCGTGCTGTCCCTGGGTCCCCGGCTAATGGCCAACAGGAAGCCTTTAAACCTGAAGAAGTTCATGGTGATATACAACTTCTTTCTGGTGGGACTCTCACTTTACATAGTCTATGAG TTCCTGATGGCAGGGTGGCTTACTGGATACACCTGGCGATGTGACCCTGTGGACTTCTCACAGGACCCCAAGGCCCTCAGG ATGGTCAGTGTTGCTTGGCTCTTTGTCTTCTCCAAGTTCATTGAACTGACAGACACG GTAATCTTTGTCCTGAGGAAGAAGAATGAACAGGTCACATTCCTGCACCTCTTCCACCACTCTGTTCTGCCTTGGAGCTGGTGGTGGGGAGCAAAGTTTGGTCCAG GGGGAATGGGCTCATTCCATGCTATGATCAATTCCATGGTGCATGTTGTCATGTACTTGTACTACGGGCTCTCGgctgcaggacctgcctttcagAAGTACCTGTGGTGGAAGAAACACATCACAGCAATCCAACTG GCACAGTTTGTGATTGTCTCCATCCACATCTCCCAGTATTACTTCATGCCCAGCTGCCAGTACCAGTTCCCCATCTTCATCCACCTCATCTGGATTTATGGGACCATCTTCTTCATCCTATTCTCCAACTTTTGGTACCAGTCCTACACCAAGGGCAAACGGTTGCCTAGAGTGGctcagcaagcagcacagcacaacGGTAGCAGCATCCATGAGAATGGCACTGTCACCAATGGCAAGGTCAAAGCCAACTAG
- the ELOVL1 gene encoding very long chain fatty acid elongase 1 isoform X1: protein MLRGTGEDTATTMEGLVTMYQDFMKKADPRIADYPLMQSPFLVMGILLAYVYFVLSLGPRLMANRKPLNLKKFMVIYNFFLVGLSLYIVYEFLMAGWLTGYTWRCDPVDFSQDPKALRMVSVAWLFVFSKFIELTDTVIFVLRKKNEQVTFLHLFHHSVLPWSWWWGAKFGPGGMGSFHAMINSMVHVVMYLYYGLSAAGPAFQKYLWWKKHITAIQLAQFVIVSIHISQYYFMPSCQYQFPIFIHLIWIYGTIFFILFSNFWYQSYTKGKRLPRVAQQAAQHNGSSIHENGTVTNGKVKAN from the exons ATACTGCCACCACCATGGAAGGGCTTGTAACCATGTATCAGGACTTCATGAAGAAAGCAG ACCCCCGCATTGCGGATTACCCACTGATGCAGTCCCCGTTCCTTGTGATGGGCATCCTGCTGGCATATGTCTACTTCGTGCTGTCCCTGGGTCCCCGGCTAATGGCCAACAGGAAGCCTTTAAACCTGAAGAAGTTCATGGTGATATACAACTTCTTTCTGGTGGGACTCTCACTTTACATAGTCTATGAG TTCCTGATGGCAGGGTGGCTTACTGGATACACCTGGCGATGTGACCCTGTGGACTTCTCACAGGACCCCAAGGCCCTCAGG ATGGTCAGTGTTGCTTGGCTCTTTGTCTTCTCCAAGTTCATTGAACTGACAGACACG GTAATCTTTGTCCTGAGGAAGAAGAATGAACAGGTCACATTCCTGCACCTCTTCCACCACTCTGTTCTGCCTTGGAGCTGGTGGTGGGGAGCAAAGTTTGGTCCAG GGGGAATGGGCTCATTCCATGCTATGATCAATTCCATGGTGCATGTTGTCATGTACTTGTACTACGGGCTCTCGgctgcaggacctgcctttcagAAGTACCTGTGGTGGAAGAAACACATCACAGCAATCCAACTG GCACAGTTTGTGATTGTCTCCATCCACATCTCCCAGTATTACTTCATGCCCAGCTGCCAGTACCAGTTCCCCATCTTCATCCACCTCATCTGGATTTATGGGACCATCTTCTTCATCCTATTCTCCAACTTTTGGTACCAGTCCTACACCAAGGGCAAACGGTTGCCTAGAGTGGctcagcaagcagcacagcacaacGGTAGCAGCATCCATGAGAATGGCACTGTCACCAATGGCAAGGTCAAAGCCAACTAG
- the CDC20 gene encoding cell division cycle protein 20 homolog isoform X1 yields MLPRSRAGQLSAAGRRAMAHFVFEADLYGLLKLDTPIPNASPARWQRKAKESGVPGPSPSTLLSPMKPANRSHSSSKTPSRTPGKSGSKIQNTPTKAGEDRYIPNRSTMQMEMANFLLTKENDHVEESPTKKEQQKAWAVNLNGFDIEEAKILRLSGKPKNAPEGYQNKLKVLYSQKTTPGSSRKRGRYISSMPDRILDAPDIRNDYYLNLTDWSSRNFLAVALDNSVYLWNHTSGEIIQLLQMEHPDDYVSSVSWIKEGNYLAVGTSNAEVQVWDVQQQKRLRNMTSHSSRVGSLSWNSYILSSGARTGHIHHHDVRVAEHHVATLAGHTQEVCGLKWSLDGRYLASGGNDNLVNIWPCIQGDSRDFTPVQTFTQHQGAVKAVAWCPWQLNVLATGGGTSDRHIRIWNVCSGTCLSAVDAHSQVCSILWSTNYKELISGHGFAQNQLVLWKYPTMTKVTELRGHTDRVLNLTMSPDGATVASAAADETVRLWCCFEMDPIKKKEKEKANSAKSSIIHQSIR; encoded by the exons ATGCTGCCGCGGAGCAGGGCCGGGCAGCTTTCGGCTGCTGGGCGAAG AGCCATGGCCCATTTCGTGTTCGAGGCGGACCTGTACGGGCTGCTGAAGCTGGACACGCCGATCCCGAACGCGTCCCCCGCGCGGTGGCAGCGCAAGGCCAAGGAGAGCGGCGTTCCCGGGCCCAGCCCCTCTACCCTCTTGTCGCCTATGAAGCCCGCTAATCgctcccacagctccagcaaGACGCCATCCAGGACACCCG GTAAATCTGGATCCAAAATCCAGAACACCCCaacaaaggctggggaggatcgCTACATTCCCAACCGCAGCACTATGCAGATGGAGATGGCTAATTTCCTTCTAACCAAAGAGAATGATCATGTTGAGGAGTCACCCACCAAAAAG GAGCAACAGAAAGCCTGGGCAGTGAATCTAAATGGCTTTGATATAGAAGAGGCAAAGATCCTCCGTCTCAGTGGAAAGCCAAAAAATGCTCCAGAAG GCTATCAGAATAAACTGAAAGTTCTCTACAGTCAGAAAACAACACCTGGATCCAGCAGGAAGCGTGGCAGATATATTTCTTCCATGCCAGACCGGATCCTGGATGCACCAGATATCCGCAATGACTATT ATCTGAATCTCACTGACTGGAGCTCTCGGAACTTCCTGGCGGTGGCTCTGGACAACTCTGTCTATCTGTGGAATCACACTTCTGGAGAGATaatccagctgctgcagatggaGCATCCAGATGATTATGTTTCCTCTGTGTCGTGGATTAAAGAGGGAAACTACCTTGCTGTTGGCACAAGTAATGCTGAGGTCCAG GTATGGGACGTCCAGCAGCAGAAGCGTCTCCGAAATATGACCAGCCATTCTTCCCGTGTGGGGTCCCTCAGCTGGAACAGCTACATCCTCTCCAG CGGGGCACGGACTGGCCACATTCATCACCATgatgtcagagtggctgagcatCATGTGGCCAcacttgctggccacacacaGGAAGTGTGTGGACTCAAGTGGTCTCTAGATGGCCGCTACCTGGCCAGTGGTGGCAATGACAACCTAGTGAACATCTGGCCATGCATCCAGGGGGACAGTAGAGACTTTACTCCTGTACAGACCTTCACTCAGCATCAGGGTGCTGTCAAG GCTGTGGCGTGGTGTCCTTGGCAACTGAATGTTCTAGCCACTGGAGGTGGGACCAGTGACAGACATATCCGCATCTGGAATGTGTGTTCTGGCACCTGTCTCAGTGCTGTTGACGCCCATTCCCAG GTCTGTTCTATCCTGTGGTCAACAAACTACAAGGAATTAATTTCAGGCCATGGCTTTGCACAGAATCAGCTGGTTTTATGGAAGTATCCAACAATGACCAAAGTCACTGAGCTGCGAG GTCACACTGACAGAGTCTTGAACCTGACCATGAGCCCCGATGGTGCAACggtggcctcagcagctgctgatgaAACAGTGCGTCTCTGGTGCTGTTTTGAGATGGACCCCataaagaagaaggagaaagagaaggcaaaCAGTGCCAAAAGCAGCATCATTCACCAGAGCATCCGCTGA
- the CDC20 gene encoding cell division cycle protein 20 homolog isoform X2 — MEKGAFRAMAHFVFEADLYGLLKLDTPIPNASPARWQRKAKESGVPGPSPSTLLSPMKPANRSHSSSKTPSRTPGKSGSKIQNTPTKAGEDRYIPNRSTMQMEMANFLLTKENDHVEESPTKKEQQKAWAVNLNGFDIEEAKILRLSGKPKNAPEGYQNKLKVLYSQKTTPGSSRKRGRYISSMPDRILDAPDIRNDYYLNLTDWSSRNFLAVALDNSVYLWNHTSGEIIQLLQMEHPDDYVSSVSWIKEGNYLAVGTSNAEVQVWDVQQQKRLRNMTSHSSRVGSLSWNSYILSSGARTGHIHHHDVRVAEHHVATLAGHTQEVCGLKWSLDGRYLASGGNDNLVNIWPCIQGDSRDFTPVQTFTQHQGAVKAVAWCPWQLNVLATGGGTSDRHIRIWNVCSGTCLSAVDAHSQVCSILWSTNYKELISGHGFAQNQLVLWKYPTMTKVTELRGHTDRVLNLTMSPDGATVASAAADETVRLWCCFEMDPIKKKEKEKANSAKSSIIHQSIR, encoded by the exons ATGGAGAAGGGGGCTTTTAG AGCCATGGCCCATTTCGTGTTCGAGGCGGACCTGTACGGGCTGCTGAAGCTGGACACGCCGATCCCGAACGCGTCCCCCGCGCGGTGGCAGCGCAAGGCCAAGGAGAGCGGCGTTCCCGGGCCCAGCCCCTCTACCCTCTTGTCGCCTATGAAGCCCGCTAATCgctcccacagctccagcaaGACGCCATCCAGGACACCCG GTAAATCTGGATCCAAAATCCAGAACACCCCaacaaaggctggggaggatcgCTACATTCCCAACCGCAGCACTATGCAGATGGAGATGGCTAATTTCCTTCTAACCAAAGAGAATGATCATGTTGAGGAGTCACCCACCAAAAAG GAGCAACAGAAAGCCTGGGCAGTGAATCTAAATGGCTTTGATATAGAAGAGGCAAAGATCCTCCGTCTCAGTGGAAAGCCAAAAAATGCTCCAGAAG GCTATCAGAATAAACTGAAAGTTCTCTACAGTCAGAAAACAACACCTGGATCCAGCAGGAAGCGTGGCAGATATATTTCTTCCATGCCAGACCGGATCCTGGATGCACCAGATATCCGCAATGACTATT ATCTGAATCTCACTGACTGGAGCTCTCGGAACTTCCTGGCGGTGGCTCTGGACAACTCTGTCTATCTGTGGAATCACACTTCTGGAGAGATaatccagctgctgcagatggaGCATCCAGATGATTATGTTTCCTCTGTGTCGTGGATTAAAGAGGGAAACTACCTTGCTGTTGGCACAAGTAATGCTGAGGTCCAG GTATGGGACGTCCAGCAGCAGAAGCGTCTCCGAAATATGACCAGCCATTCTTCCCGTGTGGGGTCCCTCAGCTGGAACAGCTACATCCTCTCCAG CGGGGCACGGACTGGCCACATTCATCACCATgatgtcagagtggctgagcatCATGTGGCCAcacttgctggccacacacaGGAAGTGTGTGGACTCAAGTGGTCTCTAGATGGCCGCTACCTGGCCAGTGGTGGCAATGACAACCTAGTGAACATCTGGCCATGCATCCAGGGGGACAGTAGAGACTTTACTCCTGTACAGACCTTCACTCAGCATCAGGGTGCTGTCAAG GCTGTGGCGTGGTGTCCTTGGCAACTGAATGTTCTAGCCACTGGAGGTGGGACCAGTGACAGACATATCCGCATCTGGAATGTGTGTTCTGGCACCTGTCTCAGTGCTGTTGACGCCCATTCCCAG GTCTGTTCTATCCTGTGGTCAACAAACTACAAGGAATTAATTTCAGGCCATGGCTTTGCACAGAATCAGCTGGTTTTATGGAAGTATCCAACAATGACCAAAGTCACTGAGCTGCGAG GTCACACTGACAGAGTCTTGAACCTGACCATGAGCCCCGATGGTGCAACggtggcctcagcagctgctgatgaAACAGTGCGTCTCTGGTGCTGTTTTGAGATGGACCCCataaagaagaaggagaaagagaaggcaaaCAGTGCCAAAAGCAGCATCATTCACCAGAGCATCCGCTGA